ATGAGGCGGCGTGGGGCCCGTTCCGGAGGCTCTCGCCCTCGGGGAAGGTCCCGTGCCTGCGCGACGGCGCGACCGTGGTGTGGGACTCGCTGGCGATCGCCGAATACCTCGCCGAGCGTCACACGGGCGTTTGGCCGGCCGACGCGGCGGCGCGCGCTTGGGCGCGCTCGGCAGCCGCCGAGATGCACTCGGGGTTCGGCGTGCTGCGGCAGCGCGGCTCGATGAGCGTGGGCGTCCGAGTGCGCCTCCACGAGCGCCCAGCGGCGCTCGACCAAGACCTCGCGCGGCTGACGGCGCTGTGGGAGCAGGGTCTCCAGCGCTTCGGCGGGCCGTTCCTCGGGGGCCCTGCGTTCACCGCGGTCGACGCGTTCTACGCGCCGGTGACCTTCCGGCTGTCGACCTACGGCCTCTCGCTGGGCGAGGCGGCCGACGCCTACGCGGCGCGCCTGCGCGCGCTGCCCTCGATGTTGGCCTGGTACACGGCGGCCCTGGCCGAGCGCGCGCGCGACGTGCACCACGAGGTCGAGATCGAGGCGGCCGGTGAGTGCTTGGCGGACCTCCGCGCGACCTGAGCGGCGCCCCTCTCTTCGGGCACGCGTCACGCTCCGCCTGGCGACGCGCGAGGGGCACGCGCGGTCGCCAAGCGGCCAAGCAGCCCGTTGAGCCGGCGACGGGTCAGCGCTTGGTGGCCTCGTACGTGCCGATCTCTTCGTCGGCCGGCTTCCCGGCCTTGGTCTGCTTGTGGGTCAGCTTGGTGCCCGCCACGCAGTAGGAGTATTCGCTCCCGTCGCTCGTGATGAGGGTGTTGCCGTTGGTCGTGAAGGTCGTGCCGGTCTTGTCGACGGGGCTGTCGGACTCGATCGCGCAGTCGCAGCTCCCCGCCGCGCCCGCCGCGCACACCGCGCTCTTCACGCCCGCCGCCTTGATGGCGGTGGCGAGCCCAGCGCAGCCGCCGACCGGCGTGGCGCACTCGGTGGGGACGTTGATCTCGGCCTTGAGGGCGAGGGTGCCCTTCCGCGTGAGCGAAGTCCCCGCGACGGTGAGGCGGCCGCTCATCGTGCCAGACACCTTAGTGAGCTTGGCCGTCGCGCAAGCCTTCGTCACCTCGGAGAAGGCCGTGTCGGGGGCGCAGGCCGCCGAGTAGTCCCACGTGCCCTCGAGCGATCCGCCGCAGGGGGGCGCCTCGGTGCAGGTGCCGACGGTGACGGCGAACGACGCGGGCGGGGGCAGCCGCGGGGGGCGTGGTCCCGGTGGACGTCGCGCTCGCGTCGGGGGTCGGCGTCGGGGTGGTGCCGGTGGACGTCGCGCTCGCGTCGGGGGCGGTGCCGCCGTCCGGGGTCGTCGTCGTGCTGGAGCAAGCGGCGACGGCGACGGTCACACCGAGGAGAGCGACAGGGAGCATGAAGCGCATGGGTCGAGTCCTTCGTTTCGAAGAGGAATGGGCAGCCGAGGGCGGGCCTCGCGGTGACCACACTGTGAATCACTCGCGGCGCGATGCCAACCTCGTTCGGGCCGTCAAGCGGCTCAAGCGGCGCCAGCAGCTCGAAGGCGAGCGTAGACTGAAGGCGGACCTTCGCGGCTGACCGCCCGTCAACCTCCGCCGCCGGCGTCCCTCGCAGGAACGCACGGATCGGGCGACGGGGGAGGCGCCGGCGCGACCGCGCTCGGCTCCTTCACGACCTTCGCCGTGAACCCGATCGCGATCGAGATCGCGTCACACTCCTTCGAAGAGTCGCCGTTCGTCCCGTCGCTCATGATGTCGGAGGCCTGGGTGAACTGCGAGGTGATGTTGTCGAGCGTGCTCCCCTCGCAGAGGACGGTGCTCAGTTGGCCGGCGACGCGCCGAAACTCGCTGTTGAACCGCGCAGTGTTCATGACGCCCGCGATGGTCCCCGTGGTCGCGTCGAGGCCATTGGATGGCTTCTTGAAGGTGATGAGCGGTCGCTCGATGGGCAGCACGATCCCCCCCTGGACCCCCGCGAGGGAGAGGTTGAACGTACCAGGGAGGACCCCGACGAACATGCCGCCGCTCACATAGGCGTCGCTCATCTTCGCGTTCGCGCCGCCCGCGAGCGTTCCCCCGACGAGGGAGCTCGCGAGCACCGGCCAGAGGTCCGAACCGTCCCACCGAGGGGCCGGTGAGACCCTCCCGGTCTCGAAGAGCTGGCCTGTCAGCCCCGTGTTCGACTGGTCGCTGGTGCCGTCGAAGCCGACCGCCTGGAGAATGTACGTGCCCGTCCCGGTTTGAAGAGCCGCGTTCGTGTCCCGCGGGAAGTCGGGCAGCGCGGTCGTGAAGATGGGCAGGATGTTCGCCCCGAAGGAGTTGTCGATGCCGCTCTCGCCGTCGGTCTTCACCTTGTTGGGTGCCCCAGGCCTGAGCCTGCAGTGATCCGTCGACTTGTCGGTCGACACCCGCGAATCCAGATCATAGCCATAACGCTTCCAGGCGGTCTGGCTCGGGGCACCTGCGCGATCGGTGTCGCCAAGGAACATGGTGTGTATCGCGTAGTAGCCTGCCGACGTCGCCGTCGTTGGGGCCGTGGGCCGCGGCGGGAGCCCGGCGACGTTGACCGCCGCGTCGGGTCGGTCCGCGTCCGCCACCGCGACGTCGGGCGCCGCAGCCTCCAGCGGCGCAGAGTCGGGCGCCGCAGAGTCCGCGGAGCCCGCGTCGCCTGCCCCGGGGACGTCGGAGCTGCAGCTCGCGAGCGCGCAGACCCCAAGCGCACCTGCCCACACGACGATCGCCAGTCGCAGCCCTGCGTGCTTCATGGGGCAACCCTACCACCCACAGGCCCGCTCGCGGGGGGCCTAAACGGTCGTCCTTCGCGTTGTAGAATACATAGATCTGCGAGAGGTCCAGCTCCCCGACCACGTCCAAAATGAACAGCGCCAGGTGCCCCTCCGGCAGCCAGGCGCGCATGTCCGGCGGCAGCAGCAGTCGCTGCTCGATGTCGTACGGCAGGTACCCTTTTGCCATCGCGCAAAGGTAAGTTTCCATGCGCTCGTCGTCGATCCTCGCCGTGCCCTTTTTGACCCCGGAGAGGCGCGCGCTC
This genomic stretch from Myxococcales bacterium harbors:
- a CDS encoding glutathione S-transferase, coding for MYELFIANKNYSSWSLRPWALLSELGIPFTETLLFFGDEAAWGPFRRLSPSGKVPCLRDGATVVWDSLAIAEYLAERHTGVWPADAAARAWARSAAAEMHSGFGVLRQRGSMSVGVRVRLHERPAALDQDLARLTALWEQGLQRFGGPFLGGPAFTAVDAFYAPVTFRLSTYGLSLGEAADAYAARLRALPSMLAWYTAALAERARDVHHEVEIEAAGECLADLRAT